From a single Nicotiana tomentosiformis chromosome 2, ASM39032v3, whole genome shotgun sequence genomic region:
- the LOC104105088 gene encoding probable protein phosphatase 2C 63 has translation MLRSCLGSCFGGGDGDGLMWHMDLKRHATGDYSVAVVQANSLLEDQGQVFTTPSATYVGVYDGHGGPQASRFINNNLFPYLQKIALEEGGLSEDVIRKAFDAIEEGFLHLVKQSWLDQPQIASVGSCCLVGAISKDKLYVANLGDSRAVLGRRVATGETGDSATFVAERLSIDHNVGVEEVRKEVEALHPDDSHVVVYTRGVWRIKGIIQVSRSIGDVYLKKPEFSRDPLFIQYGYPIPLKRAVMSAEPSILIRKIRPEDLFLIFASDGLWEQLSDKAAVDIVLKNPRTGIAKRLVRAALEGAAKKKEMRYEEIKRLEKGARRHIHDDITVIVIYLDRQDMPANARLNIVKGTSVPVDIYSLNSGHQGENTSSVSP, from the exons ATGTTACGCTCCTGCTTAGGAAGCTGCTTTGGTGGGGGCGATGGTGATGGTCTTATGTGGCACATGGATTTGAAACGACATGCCACAGGTGACTATTCAGTTGCAGTGGTTCAGGCCAATTCGTTGCTTGAAGACCAGGGTCAAGTATTTACAACCCCTTCTGCTACTTATGTTGGTGTTTATGATGGTCACGGTGGCCCTCAAGCTTCTCGTTTCATTAACAACAACCTCTTCCCTTATCTCCAAA AGATTGCATTGGAAGAAGGAGGATTATCTGAGGATGTGATCAGGAAAGCATTTGATGCCATTGAGGAGGGATTCTTGCATTTAGTGAAGCAGTCTTGGCTTGATCAGCCTCAGATTGCTTCTGTGGGATCTTGTTGTCTTGTTGGAGCGATTTCGAAAGATAAATTGTACGTGGCAAATCTTGGGGACTCCAGGGCAGTGCTCGGCAGGAGAGTGGCAACTGGCGAGACGGGTGATTCAGCAACATTTGTGGCAGAACGTTTGTCTATAGATCATAATGTTGGGGTTGAGGAGGTAAGGAAAGAGGTAGAGGCACTGCATCCCGATGATTCTCATGTTGTTGTCTACACTCGAGGGGTCTGGAGAATCAAGGGTATAATTCAG GTTTCTAGATCAATTGGAGATGTCTATCTGAAGAAACCTGAGTTTAGCAGAGATCCTCTCTTCATACAATATGGATATCCTATTCCTTTAAAAAGAGCTGTAATGTCAGCAGAGCCTTCTATATTGATCCGGAAGATAAGACCAGAAGACTTATTTTTGATATTTGCATCAGATGGCCTATGGGAGCAACTGAGCGACAAAGCAGCTGTGGACATTGTTCTAAAGAATCCTAGAACT GGAATAGCAAAACGATTAGTGAGAGCTGCCCTTGAGGGGGctgcaaaaaagaaagaaatgagaTATGAGGAAATCAAACGACTAGAGAAGGGGGCCAGACGGCATATTCACGATGATATAACAGTTATTGTTATATATTTGGATCGCCAGGACATGCCCGCAAATGCTAGATTGAACATTGTTAAGGGCACAAGCGTCCCTGTCGACATATACTCTCTGAACTCCGGTCATCAAGGAGAAAACACATCTTCTGTTTCACCATGA
- the LOC104095186 gene encoding protein OBERON 3, producing MVENSTESDNKVKENSKSEENTVEGTSFGTLGEKGIQFLGKSVSEMKMVSDTPPSYQELTLSYLCEKGFQERDVFEKVGGSSYKGKEVMVLGEDQNEESNNRWVERDFLQLNNESRGNGNSSKRDAAEDEEIEAENREKKPKIETLNLSLALPDVSLSLAGSNRVVPNGGDLPSRLRPSRSVQSLEPSLNNTRTTHSNDFTAASLSCSYSHPFSHNPSCSLTHNSTEYYEHSMGSQRRGSDHIWNCGEGTNGSVHSRFRPIGDGGVALANNYGGSFALGSQVLHKETCNNSVYRTTSSDNISFFPSELPARPRIDGQSGDSRGRGSESLRGLESMDGGRARKISRPERILREIVSESIPLMAQIVQELPDETVESTKEYLRSLIAAPERKDELVGLQNRLNRRCDLTNETLAKCHKTQLELFVAIKMGLGSFLSCKKSLPTTELVEIFLLERCRNINCMRVLPVEDCECKICSTKKGFCSECMCPVCLNFDCANNTCSWVGCDACSHWCHAVCGIQRNLIKPGPSFKGPAGTTEMQFYCLGCGHASEMFGFVKDVFTSCAKDWGEETLMKELDCVQKIFQGSEDFKGKELHVKAAELRSKLEKKMISRPDVCNFIFQFFNYADGLSEFPSSTFPDKDFSSQAGPKKDTVALPASTSLAPKSSFYNISSSSGRKDIMMFDEHQQKDVKMVEDEWSVKRLKKDDLDSLESIVRIKEAEARMFQNRADDARREAESFRRVARIKTEKLEEEYSEKLDKLCLQETEERRRKKLEELKVLENSQCDYYKMKMRMQSEIAGLLKRMEATKQLLV from the exons atggtggaaaattCAACCGAGTCCGATAACAAGGTAAAAGAGAACAGTAAATCTGAGGAGAATACTGTTGAAGGGACAAGTTTTGGAACATTAGGGGAAAAGGGTATTCAATTTCTTGGGAAATCAGTATCAGAAATGAAAATGGTTAGTGATACTCCTCCTAGCTATCAAGAGTTGACTCTTAGTTACCTTTGTGAGAAGGGATTTCAAGAAAGAGATGTTTTTGAGAAAGTAGGTGGCAGTAGTTACAAAGGGAAAGAAGTGATGGTATTAGGTGAGGATCAGAATGAGGAAAGTAATAACAGATGGGTAGAAAGAGATTTTCTTCAATTGAATAATGAGAGTAGAGGGAATGGGAATTCATCTAAAAGGGATGCTGCTGAGGATGAGGAAATTGAGGCAGAAAATAGAGAGAAGAAACCAAAGATTGAAACCCTTAACCTTTCTTTGGCTTTGCCTGATGTTTCACTGTCTTTGGCTGGCTCAAATAGGGTGGTCCCAAATGGCGGTGATCTTCCTTCTAGGTTGAGGCCTAGTAGGAGTGTACAGTCATTAGAACCATCACTTAACAATACAAGAACCACTCATTCTAATGATTTTACAGCTGCATCATTGTCTTGCTCCTATTCCCACCCTTTTTCCCACAACCCCAGTTGCTCGCTTACGCATAATTCAACGGAGTATTATGAACATTCCATGGGGAGTCAGCGAAGGGGAAGTGATCACATCTGGAATTGTGGAGAAGGAACTAATGGTTCAGTTCATAGCCGGTTTAGGCCAATCGGAGATGGGGGTGTTGCACTGGCGAACAACTATGGTGGAAGTTTTGCTCTTGGTAGCCAAGTTTTACATAAGGAGACATGTAATAACAGTGTTTATAGGACTACAAGCTCGGATAACATTTCGTTTTTCCCATCCGAGTTGCCCGCGAGACCAAGAATTGATGGTCAATCGGGCGATTCAAGGGGAAGAGGTTCAGAAAGTCTGAGAGGTTTGGAGAGTATGGATGGAGGACGGGCTCGTAAGATTTCTAGGCCTGAGAGAATCCTTAGAGAAATAGTTTCTGAATCTATTCCGCTTATGGCTCAGATTGTGCAAGAGCTTCCTGATGAAACAGTTGAATCAACAAAGGAATACTTGAGGAGCCTAATTGCAGCACCTGAGAGAAAAGACGAGTTAGTTGGCCTTCAGAACAGGCTAAATAGGAGATGTGATCTTACCAACGAGACTCTCGCAAAGTGTCACAAGACTCAACTGGAGCTTTTTGTTGCAATAAAAATGGGTCTCGGGAGCTTCTTATCTTGCAAAAAGTCCCTACCAACAACTGAATTAGTGGAAATTTTCTTACTTGAAAGGTGTCGAAATATAAACTGTATGAGGGTATTGCCTGTTGAGGATTGTGAATGCAAGATTTGTTCAACAAAGAAAGGATTCTGCAGTGAATGCATGTGTCCAGTTTGCTTGAACTTCGATTGTGCCAATAATACTTGCAGTTGGGTTGGGTGTGATGCGTGTTCACACTGGTGTCATGCTGTTTGTGGTATTCAGAGGAATCTTATAAAGCCAGGTCCAAGCTTCAAAGGGCCTGCCGGGACAACTGAAATGCAATTTTACTGTCTTGGATGTGGTCATGCATCTGAAATGTTTGGATTTGTTAAAGATGTCTTCACGTCTTGTGCAAAAGATTGGGGTGAAGAAACATTGATGAAAGAGCTTGACTGTGTTCAGAAAATCTTCCAAGGGAGTGAAGATTTTAAAGGCAAGGAGTTGCATGTTAAGGCTGCTGAATTGCGTAGTAAGCTAGAGAAAAAGATGATTTCTCGTCCAGATGTCTGCAATTTCATCTTTCAGTTCTTTAATT ACGCAGATGGGCTGTCAGAGTTTCCTTCATCCACTTTTCCTGATAAAGACTTTAGTAGTCAAGCTGGTCCAAAAAAAGATACGGTTGCTCTTCCTGCATCTACCTCGCTTGCTCCCAAATCTTCCTTCTACAACATCAGCTCTTCAAGTGGAAGAAAAGATATTATGATGTTTGATGAGCATCAGCAGAAAGATGTTAAAATGGTTGAAGACGAATGGTCTGTGAAGCGACTAAAGAAAGATGATCTTGATAGCTTGGAAAGCATTGTGCGGATCAAAGAAGCAGAAGCAAGGATGTTTCAGAATCGAGCAGATGATGCTCGCCGAGAGGCAGAGAGTTTTAGACGGGTGGCTAGAATAAAAACGGAGAAACTGGAGGAAGAGTATTCAGAAAAGCTTGATAAACTCTGCTTGCAGGAGACTGAGGAAAGGAGGAGGAAAAAGTTGGAAGAGCTTAAAGTATTGGAGAATTCACAATGTGATTACTACAAGATGAAAATGAGAATGCAATCTGAGATTGCAGGCTTGctaaaaagaatggaagcaaCTAAGCAGCTGTTGGTTTAA